In the genome of Hymenobacter taeanensis, one region contains:
- a CDS encoding septal ring lytic transglycosylase RlpA family protein, whose amino-acid sequence MKLTTRLHVSGLMMAMLLVLLTAFSAVARTMRVSDDEKAPAASAKKAAVLRGRASWYGKEHQGHRTSSGERFDRNKYTCAHKTLPFGTRLRVTNPETGEAVVVRVSDRGPFRHQRILDLSEVAARPLGIITHGAVSVVAEVMPEDTPLGPTEAPENLSVLLNDTTTAEVSVHTNIQAGETEAADVALLAEPAATYVIQAGTFGDLRNAQALMEKIQHLEPKLIVTAVATNSPAGKPLNRVVVGRFATQADAEQARLRLQRIGIAGLVRQGENL is encoded by the coding sequence ATGAAGTTGACTACACGACTGCATGTCTCGGGCTTGATGATGGCCATGCTCCTCGTGCTGCTGACGGCCTTCTCGGCCGTAGCCCGTACGATGCGGGTAAGTGATGATGAAAAAGCCCCGGCCGCTTCGGCCAAAAAGGCCGCCGTACTACGGGGCCGCGCTTCCTGGTACGGAAAGGAACATCAGGGTCACCGCACCAGCAGCGGTGAGCGGTTTGACCGCAACAAGTACACTTGCGCCCACAAAACCCTGCCTTTCGGCACCCGCTTGCGCGTTACCAACCCCGAAACCGGCGAGGCAGTAGTAGTTCGCGTGTCAGACCGCGGCCCCTTCCGCCACCAGCGCATCCTGGACTTGTCTGAAGTAGCCGCCCGGCCCCTGGGTATTATCACGCACGGTGCCGTATCGGTAGTGGCGGAAGTAATGCCCGAGGACACCCCTCTCGGCCCTACTGAAGCGCCCGAGAACCTGAGCGTATTACTTAACGATACTACCACCGCCGAGGTAAGCGTGCATACCAACATTCAGGCCGGCGAAACCGAAGCCGCTGATGTTGCGCTGCTGGCCGAGCCCGCTGCTACGTACGTTATTCAGGCCGGCACCTTCGGCGACCTGCGCAACGCCCAGGCTCTGATGGAGAAAATTCAGCACCTAGAGCCTAAGCTGATAGTAACTGCGGTAGCCACCAACTCGCCCGCAGGCAAGCCACTCAATCGGGTGGTAGTGGGCCGTTTTGCCACGCAAGCCGACGCTGAACAAGCACGGCTCCGACTACAGCGCATTGGTATTGCCGGGCTGGTCCGGCAGGGTGAGAACCTGTAG
- a CDS encoding alpha/beta hydrolase family protein gives MFSKRPVRVPAALLAWLFVFLAASTGCKSESPTPDATTAPAAPTPPVTPPASVLVGSTLIGEYSQATLASRVGDVPLVGALARLPIKVYRLTYTTQNTDGRSITASGAVLVPVTTQPVPVISYQHGTIRPDDEDRAPSHYSQSSELWSAVSVLASTGYVVSAPDYIGYGASKDLPHPYEHAASLASASADMLRATREFCKQQNVKLLEKNFLLGYSEGGYATMALHKLLEEKYASVLPVTASAPGAGAYHKTAFAKYIISSDQPLNFLSTYVWVLDTYNRVYKLNRPLSAYFKEPHATQLQANPFSSVPSLPKQLFTDAFRQSVLTDSDPALLAAFRDNDIYDWQPKAPTALFHGTADDYVPYFNSQDAYKAMQARGAKQVELRPIQGGNHFTSVATYTLSAYAFISQF, from the coding sequence ATGTTCAGTAAACGCCCTGTGCGCGTACCTGCCGCGCTGCTTGCGTGGCTCTTTGTTTTTCTGGCAGCATCTACGGGTTGCAAAAGCGAGTCGCCCACGCCCGATGCTACCACAGCCCCAGCCGCTCCAACGCCACCCGTAACTCCCCCGGCCAGCGTACTGGTAGGCAGCACCCTTATTGGGGAATACAGCCAGGCCACGCTAGCCAGCCGCGTAGGAGATGTACCGCTGGTAGGGGCTTTGGCCCGCTTGCCCATTAAAGTGTACCGGCTCACCTATACCACCCAGAACACTGATGGCCGCAGTATTACGGCCTCGGGGGCGGTGCTGGTGCCCGTAACAACCCAGCCAGTGCCGGTTATCAGCTACCAGCACGGCACCATTCGGCCCGATGATGAAGACCGGGCCCCCTCACACTATAGCCAGAGCAGCGAGCTATGGTCGGCGGTGTCGGTGCTGGCCTCTACCGGCTACGTGGTGTCGGCACCCGACTACATCGGCTACGGGGCCTCCAAAGATTTGCCGCACCCATATGAGCACGCGGCCTCGCTGGCTTCGGCCTCCGCCGACATGCTGCGTGCCACCCGCGAGTTCTGTAAGCAGCAAAACGTGAAGCTGCTGGAGAAGAACTTTCTGCTCGGGTACTCTGAGGGTGGTTATGCTACCATGGCCCTGCACAAGCTGCTGGAAGAAAAGTATGCGTCGGTGCTGCCCGTAACGGCCAGTGCCCCCGGGGCCGGAGCTTACCATAAAACGGCTTTTGCCAAGTACATTATTAGTTCTGACCAGCCCTTGAATTTCCTGAGCACCTACGTGTGGGTGCTGGATACATACAACCGCGTATACAAGCTCAACCGCCCGCTATCAGCGTATTTCAAAGAGCCTCACGCTACGCAGTTGCAGGCTAACCCGTTCAGCTCCGTACCCAGTCTGCCCAAGCAGCTGTTCACCGATGCTTTCCGCCAGAGCGTGCTCACGGACTCTGACCCGGCTCTTCTGGCTGCCTTCCGCGACAACGACATTTACGATTGGCAGCCCAAGGCGCCCACGGCCCTCTTCCACGGCACCGCCGATGATTACGTGCCCTACTTCAACTCTCAGGATGCCTATAAGGCCATGCAGGCCCGGGGCGCCAAGCAGGTAGAGCTGCGCCCCATTCAGGGCGGCAACCACTTCACGTCGGTAGCTACTTATACGTTGTCGGCCTACGCCTTCATCTCGCAGTTCTAA
- a CDS encoding M56 family metallopeptidase, giving the protein MTLSLPLLNLGSLVNWLLLNTILLGACWLFYKLLLRQERCFQFNRRFLLYTPWLVLVVPLLLGAAGPWLASWRQIWATATPGATGLLTGGVLPGITIQATGPLSTAAGGYWLVLVYAAGVLALLGHRAWQLLQLWRLARTWPREAGAGYTLAYTGGRRPVSSFGRLIFWDETLALSPAEAAQILRHEVAHVQQRHSLERLSLELARVLLWFNPFVHFYPKALELTHELLADEAALGQSPTTAAEAYTTLLARLALRQLHPNLPLALSFTQSFTLTRIRMLTSSSPVRRWKQWLLAPLTITLVLLVACEKSMEPAGPTSQASASAEDTPPPPPPPSAPEEALTPPPPPPPAYTYVEQMPEYQGGQSQLLADIGKTVVYPAIAKAEKLEGRVFVRFIVTSNGSIQAAEVTKGVEYNVTYPGEGGKQMTTKIITPAAQALNESALNAVRNLPGKWAPGRQDGKAVDVMYTVPITFSLK; this is encoded by the coding sequence ATGACTCTCTCCCTCCCACTTCTGAACCTGGGCAGCCTGGTTAATTGGCTGTTGCTAAACACCATACTACTCGGGGCCTGCTGGCTGTTCTATAAGTTGCTGCTGCGCCAGGAGCGCTGCTTTCAGTTCAACCGGCGCTTCCTGCTGTACACTCCCTGGCTGGTGCTGGTGGTGCCGCTACTGCTGGGGGCAGCTGGCCCTTGGCTGGCAAGCTGGCGGCAAATATGGGCAACGGCCACACCTGGCGCCACGGGCTTGTTGACAGGTGGTGTGCTTCCCGGTATCACTATTCAGGCTACTGGCCCGCTCAGCACTGCTGCCGGGGGGTACTGGCTGGTACTGGTGTACGCAGCCGGAGTGCTGGCGCTGCTGGGCCACCGCGCCTGGCAACTCCTGCAGCTTTGGCGCCTGGCGCGCACCTGGCCCAGAGAAGCTGGCGCGGGCTACACCCTGGCCTACACGGGTGGGCGGCGCCCCGTTAGCTCTTTCGGCCGCCTTATTTTCTGGGACGAAACGCTGGCACTTTCCCCTGCTGAGGCCGCCCAAATCCTGCGCCATGAGGTAGCGCACGTGCAACAGCGGCACTCCCTGGAGCGGCTGAGCCTGGAGCTGGCGCGAGTACTGCTCTGGTTTAACCCCTTTGTGCACTTCTACCCAAAGGCGCTGGAGCTTACTCACGAGCTGCTGGCCGACGAGGCCGCGCTAGGCCAGTCGCCGACTACAGCAGCGGAAGCCTACACTACCCTGCTGGCCCGGTTGGCGCTGCGGCAGCTTCATCCTAACCTACCGCTGGCGCTATCCTTCACCCAATCTTTCACCCTTACCCGTATCCGTATGCTTACCTCATCATCTCCCGTTCGGCGCTGGAAGCAATGGCTGCTGGCCCCCTTAACCATAACACTAGTGCTGCTGGTAGCCTGTGAAAAATCAATGGAGCCTGCGGGGCCCACCTCACAAGCTTCTGCTTCTGCGGAGGATACCCCTCCGCCCCCACCCCCACCTTCTGCCCCCGAGGAAGCCCTCACTCCGCCCCCACCACCCCCGCCCGCTTACACCTATGTAGAGCAGATGCCCGAATACCAGGGCGGGCAGAGCCAGTTATTGGCTGATATAGGCAAAACCGTAGTTTATCCGGCTATTGCCAAAGCCGAGAAGCTGGAAGGGCGCGTATTCGTGCGCTTCATTGTAACCTCCAATGGCAGCATCCAGGCAGCTGAGGTCACTAAAGGAGTTGAGTACAACGTCACTTATCCGGGTGAAGGGGGGAAGCAGATGACTACAAAAATCATTACCCCGGCAGCGCAGGCCCTCAACGAATCAGCCCTGAATGCCGTGCGCAACCTGCCCGGCAAATGGGCCCCCGGCCGCCAAGACGGGAAAGCTGTTGATGTTATGTATACCGTGCCCATCACCTTCTCCTTGAAGTAA
- a CDS encoding BlaI/MecI/CopY family transcriptional regulator encodes MSQTFPELTRAEEQVMQVLWRRGPSYVKDVLPELPAPTPAYNTVSTIIRILEQKGFVGHEAFGRTHRYHALVAQDDYRRFSLRKLLGGYFGGSFSRLVSFFAKEEDLDAQQLEELLRHAQQHPPATPSADDSLPPTSEPGQPG; translated from the coding sequence ATGTCACAGACCTTTCCTGAACTAACCCGCGCCGAGGAGCAGGTGATGCAGGTACTCTGGCGCCGCGGTCCTTCTTACGTGAAAGATGTACTGCCCGAGCTACCTGCCCCTACCCCAGCCTACAACACCGTTTCTACCATCATCCGCATTCTGGAGCAGAAAGGGTTTGTGGGCCATGAGGCCTTCGGGCGCACGCACCGCTACCACGCCCTGGTAGCCCAAGACGACTACCGGCGTTTCTCGCTGCGCAAGTTGCTAGGGGGCTACTTCGGGGGCTCCTTCTCCCGGCTCGTGTCCTTCTTCGCCAAGGAAGAAGACCTGGATGCCCAGCAGCTAGAAGAGCTGCTTCGTCATGCTCAACAGCACCCACCCGCAACCCCATCAGCCGATGACTCTCTCCCTCCCACTTCTGAACCTGGGCAGCCTGGTTAA
- a CDS encoding DUF6624 domain-containing protein, which produces MKLLACTGALWCWATITVAAQTTPILYPKLSKTLDSLAYVDQWPMQQLFKQLPDSAGRNLVQVEADNYARHQPLLEKIVRQVGYPGFRQVGEKSANNFWLLVQHADAHPAFQRQVLALMLPEVKRKNANPVNYAYLTDRVAINSGQLEEYGTQVVYEGPGLGKAVPKSLRDPKNVDKRRATIGMEPLKSYLDRMNSTHEQMNKPKAGAPL; this is translated from the coding sequence ATGAAACTACTTGCTTGCACAGGGGCCCTCTGGTGCTGGGCCACGATTACTGTTGCGGCCCAAACCACCCCCATTCTGTATCCTAAGCTCAGCAAAACGCTCGACAGCCTGGCCTATGTTGATCAGTGGCCCATGCAGCAACTCTTCAAGCAGCTGCCCGATAGTGCCGGCCGCAACTTGGTGCAGGTAGAGGCCGACAACTATGCGCGTCATCAGCCCCTACTCGAAAAAATTGTGCGCCAAGTGGGCTACCCCGGCTTCCGGCAGGTGGGCGAGAAAAGCGCCAATAACTTCTGGCTGCTGGTACAGCACGCCGATGCCCACCCAGCATTTCAACGCCAGGTTTTAGCGCTGATGCTCCCGGAGGTGAAAAGGAAGAATGCCAACCCCGTAAACTACGCATACCTCACCGACCGCGTGGCCATCAACTCCGGCCAGCTAGAAGAATACGGCACGCAGGTGGTGTACGAGGGGCCGGGCCTCGGTAAAGCCGTTCCTAAATCCTTGCGCGACCCGAAGAACGTGGACAAGCGCCGGGCCACCATTGGCATGGAGCCGCTGAAAAGCTACCTCGACAGGATGAACAGCACGCACGAGCAAATGAATAAGCCCAAAGCTGGCGCCCCCCTTTAA
- a CDS encoding penicillin acylase family protein translates to MLRILKAGLALLITLTLTWVLNTKQGDVPPIGKLLSPYRGFWQNGETAEAIEKPLTLKLPGLHAPVRVRFDDRRVPHIFAENEHDLYYAQGYLTAHDRLWQMEFMTHVAAGRISEVVGPKALEYDRFQRRMGLAYGAENSVRSMLQDSITRVVLESYSEGVNAYISSLAPKDYPFEYKLLDYAPEPWQPLKCALLLKLMAWDLSGRSDDLRLSNILSKYGPAVVNDLFPDYPNRTDAIVPTGSPLNFKPLPVPVVPPSFQAALSDKVPAREPDAELGSNNFAVAGSRTASGLPILANDPHLQLNLPSIWYQVQMVAPGVNVYGVTIPGAPAVIIGFNENVAWGVTNVGGDVLDWYQLKFKDNTMHEYWHDGRWKPIRRVVERIVVRGQPDRLDTVLYTHHGPIVYDREEKVFNKQTPIRHAMRWTAHDGANEVLAFYRLNRARSYQDYSAALKTYGSPAQNFIFASNQNELAIRPNGHFPLKWPDQGKFILDGTDKAYDWQGWIPMEQNPHVENPARGFVSSANQPSAGLDYPYYLGWDYAPSDRGHRINERLAKMHKATPDSLRQLQNDNLGVNARTMVPWMLETMVGTKLTDGAYPFPAPTSPEGAAILVLADWDYEYRSDAVAASVFELWYTNLVDRLWQDDFGAKATGLEMRYPSQDRTNRLLLSQSMGARFGTAPASPWIDDRTTPRRENARELLAASLHFAVDSLTRKFGPIGPKWGWANQKSTDINHLANLPGFGRMDIDCPGSRGSVNATGPRNGPSWRMVVALGPQVKAYGIFPGGQSGNPASAYYDDMIEKWRQGQLDELVFLRAADENHPRLQAAWRMESAQ, encoded by the coding sequence ATGCTTCGTATTCTCAAGGCTGGCCTCGCGCTGCTCATTACGCTTACCCTTACTTGGGTTTTGAACACCAAACAGGGCGATGTGCCGCCCATTGGCAAGCTGCTGAGCCCCTACCGGGGCTTCTGGCAGAACGGGGAAACGGCTGAGGCAATTGAAAAGCCTCTCACCCTCAAGCTACCTGGCCTACACGCGCCAGTGCGGGTGCGCTTCGACGACCGGCGGGTGCCGCACATCTTCGCTGAGAACGAGCACGACCTGTACTACGCCCAGGGCTACCTCACGGCCCACGACCGGCTCTGGCAGATGGAGTTTATGACCCACGTGGCCGCCGGGCGCATCTCAGAAGTGGTGGGCCCGAAGGCGCTGGAGTACGATAGATTTCAGCGGCGAATGGGACTGGCCTACGGGGCCGAAAACTCCGTGCGCAGCATGCTGCAGGATTCTATTACGCGGGTGGTGCTGGAATCATACTCCGAAGGCGTGAATGCCTACATCAGCAGCCTCGCCCCCAAAGATTACCCCTTTGAATATAAGCTCCTGGATTATGCCCCCGAGCCCTGGCAGCCGCTAAAGTGTGCGTTGCTGCTGAAGCTGATGGCCTGGGACCTGAGCGGCCGCTCCGACGACCTGCGCCTAAGCAACATCCTGAGCAAGTACGGCCCCGCGGTAGTAAACGACCTGTTCCCCGACTACCCCAACCGTACCGACGCCATTGTACCCACCGGCTCGCCGCTGAACTTTAAGCCCCTGCCGGTGCCCGTAGTGCCCCCGTCGTTTCAGGCGGCGCTATCAGACAAGGTGCCGGCGCGGGAGCCGGATGCTGAGTTGGGCTCCAACAATTTTGCGGTGGCAGGCAGCCGTACGGCCTCGGGCCTGCCCATTCTGGCCAACGACCCGCACTTGCAGCTCAACCTGCCCAGCATCTGGTATCAGGTGCAAATGGTGGCGCCCGGCGTGAACGTGTATGGCGTAACCATACCGGGCGCGCCGGCCGTGATTATTGGCTTTAATGAGAACGTGGCCTGGGGCGTGACCAACGTGGGCGGCGACGTGCTCGACTGGTATCAACTCAAGTTCAAGGACAACACCATGCACGAGTACTGGCACGATGGTCGCTGGAAACCCATCCGGCGCGTGGTGGAGCGCATTGTGGTGCGCGGGCAGCCCGACCGCCTCGACACGGTGCTCTACACTCACCATGGCCCCATTGTGTACGACCGGGAAGAGAAGGTATTCAACAAGCAGACACCCATCCGGCACGCCATGCGCTGGACCGCCCACGATGGCGCCAACGAAGTACTGGCATTCTACCGCCTCAACCGTGCCCGCTCTTACCAAGACTACAGCGCGGCCCTGAAAACCTACGGCTCCCCGGCCCAGAACTTCATCTTCGCCAGCAACCAAAACGAGCTTGCCATTCGGCCCAATGGCCACTTTCCGCTGAAATGGCCAGATCAAGGCAAGTTTATTCTGGATGGGACTGATAAGGCCTACGACTGGCAGGGCTGGATTCCGATGGAGCAGAACCCGCACGTAGAGAACCCCGCGCGTGGCTTTGTGTCGTCGGCCAACCAGCCCTCAGCAGGCCTAGACTACCCCTACTACCTGGGCTGGGACTACGCCCCCTCTGACCGGGGCCACCGCATTAATGAGCGCCTGGCGAAGATGCATAAAGCTACCCCCGACAGCCTGCGACAACTCCAAAACGACAACCTGGGGGTAAATGCCCGCACAATGGTGCCCTGGATGCTGGAAACAATGGTGGGTACTAAGCTAACTGACGGGGCATATCCTTTTCCTGCGCCTACTTCCCCCGAAGGGGCGGCCATACTGGTGCTGGCTGATTGGGACTACGAGTATCGGTCTGATGCCGTGGCTGCGTCTGTTTTTGAGTTGTGGTACACTAACCTAGTTGACCGGCTGTGGCAAGATGATTTTGGAGCAAAGGCGACTGGCCTAGAAATGCGTTACCCATCGCAAGACCGTACCAATCGTTTGTTGCTAAGTCAATCTATGGGGGCCCGCTTTGGAACTGCTCCGGCCAGCCCCTGGATTGACGACCGCACTACTCCTAGGCGTGAGAACGCGCGTGAGTTGCTCGCGGCTTCTTTACACTTTGCGGTTGATTCTCTCACGCGCAAGTTTGGGCCGATAGGCCCTAAATGGGGTTGGGCCAACCAGAAGAGCACTGACATCAACCACTTAGCTAACCTGCCCGGATTTGGGCGTATGGATATTGACTGCCCTGGCAGCCGCGGCAGCGTGAATGCCACCGGCCCGCGCAACGGCCCCTCCTGGCGGATGGTGGTGGCGCTGGGGCCGCAGGTGAAGGCGTATGGTATCTTCCCCGGCGGGCAAAGCGGCAACCCTGCTTCGGCGTATTATGATGATATGATTGAGAAGTGGCGCCAAGGACAGCTGGACGAGCTGGTGTTCCTGCGCGCCGCCGATGAAAACCACCCACGGCTGCAGGCCGCCTGGCGAATGGAGTCTGCCCAGTAG
- a CDS encoding PAS domain-containing protein yields MLLFRHLPGNLLLLTPDADFTVVDSSEGYSTAARKNREQLVGRPFFEVCAPATPASHQRLQASLMHVRQHHQEHTASGLRYDLTCPAEPEGAPAVHYWQATHYLILTEEGTLRFILQKTEDVTAQYQAEQPAKTHTTLLTDQERAHFLLEALPVMMWSTTPDGLTDYQNPRWLQFTGRQPEKLEATSWLEDIHPDDRVRAQQAWREAQANGRFYEVEYRLRRHDGQYRWIHSQGVAQRDANGTLLAWVGVGLEVHDQKQVQQQLAAKDRQLHQILQQIPAHVATLEGPEHIYTFLNERSKQLFGGTVELGVPAAKARPEFISNGYLHLIDKVYRTAEPFLLTEMPMAQPPGPDGTTPTLYFDGAFQPLTNEEGQTQGILVFGLDVTERVLARQRTAELMEEIRQQDAQFRTLVESLPLFVYIADAEGKVVYFNPQRHAYTGQDSAVYDWEAAIHPNDLERIRGLFAEGRRTGLPWSGEFRLRRHDGQYRWHLTHAVPLRLSTGTISRWYGSTTDIHDAKMFQQQLEAKDQELLQILSQVPAYIATVTGPDHRFVFATPNYNRLMGGRVRLGQPAAELLPEVAAQGFVELLDTVYRTQKPYIGHENRIELLDPATGGTQEYYLNFVYQPLYGAEAQVQGILAFGVDVTEQVYARQRAEALATEVRRSDERLRRMTEALPNITFINEASGVGHYVSPQWYAFTGLPEGSSISNHWREIVHPDDLTRVNEEYRLAREQKRGWSFEVRFRRHDGQYCWFLNQAQPEYDDQGNIVRWYGSDTNINAQKELTEALQQSEQYFRFLSESVPQVIWTAEADGQVDYFNDRLFEVTGLRPADCLGRSAWAAILHPDDQQRSLEAWQTAAQAGAAYENEYRFVSRTGGYRWFLGRAEPLRNEQGEIVRWFGSCTDIDDVKQTQQLLHRQNAQLTQINQALDNFVYTASHDLKQPITNMAGIFEELKRTATFHDEAAGQLVSMFEGALQQINTTIHDLSAVVQVQRQHEQLPTEVIELLPFTQEILHSLQDQIDELHAQVTLDFAAAPLLLFVRPNLQSILFNLLSNALKYAAPQRPPQITVTSSWPEPNLLLLMVQDNGLGIDLERHERQLFQMFRRFHHHVNGSGMGLYLVNRIVQQMGGSLEVESEVDKGTLFRLLLPTQKP; encoded by the coding sequence TTGCTTTTATTTCGGCACCTGCCCGGTAACCTGCTGCTGCTGACTCCCGATGCTGATTTCACTGTTGTGGATAGCTCGGAGGGGTACAGCACGGCGGCCCGTAAAAACCGGGAGCAACTGGTAGGGCGTCCTTTTTTTGAGGTCTGCGCTCCTGCTACCCCAGCCAGTCATCAGCGGCTGCAAGCCTCTCTCATGCACGTGCGGCAGCACCACCAAGAGCATACGGCCTCCGGCCTCCGGTATGATCTGACCTGCCCAGCAGAACCGGAAGGCGCCCCAGCAGTGCACTATTGGCAAGCTACCCACTACCTCATTCTGACGGAGGAGGGCACGCTGCGCTTTATTCTGCAGAAGACGGAAGACGTGACGGCTCAGTACCAGGCGGAGCAACCGGCCAAGACACATACCACTCTGCTAACAGACCAGGAGCGGGCCCACTTTCTGCTGGAGGCGTTGCCGGTAATGATGTGGTCTACCACCCCCGATGGCCTGACCGATTACCAGAACCCACGCTGGCTGCAGTTTACGGGGCGCCAGCCCGAGAAGCTAGAAGCCACCAGCTGGCTGGAAGACATTCACCCCGACGACCGAGTGCGGGCGCAGCAGGCCTGGAGGGAGGCCCAGGCAAACGGCCGCTTTTATGAGGTAGAGTACCGCCTGCGCCGCCACGATGGTCAGTACCGCTGGATACACAGCCAAGGAGTTGCGCAGCGGGATGCCAACGGCACCCTCTTGGCCTGGGTTGGCGTGGGGTTAGAGGTGCACGACCAGAAGCAGGTGCAGCAGCAGCTAGCGGCCAAAGACCGGCAGCTGCACCAGATTCTGCAGCAGATTCCGGCGCACGTTGCCACGCTTGAGGGGCCAGAGCACATCTATACCTTCCTGAATGAGCGGAGCAAGCAATTATTTGGCGGCACCGTGGAGCTGGGCGTCCCAGCCGCCAAAGCCCGGCCGGAGTTTATCAGCAATGGCTACCTGCATCTTATTGATAAGGTATACCGCACGGCGGAGCCTTTCCTGCTCACCGAGATGCCCATGGCCCAGCCGCCCGGCCCCGACGGGACCACGCCAACGCTTTATTTCGACGGGGCTTTCCAGCCTCTTACCAATGAAGAGGGCCAAACCCAGGGGATTCTGGTTTTCGGGCTTGATGTAACCGAGCGAGTACTGGCCCGGCAGCGCACAGCGGAGTTGATGGAGGAAATACGGCAGCAGGATGCGCAGTTCCGCACGTTGGTTGAGTCGCTCCCATTGTTCGTGTACATTGCCGATGCCGAGGGCAAGGTTGTGTATTTCAATCCGCAGCGCCACGCCTATACGGGTCAGGATTCTGCTGTGTATGATTGGGAAGCAGCCATCCACCCCAATGATTTAGAGCGCATCAGAGGGTTGTTTGCGGAAGGACGGAGGACTGGCTTACCCTGGTCGGGAGAGTTCAGGCTGCGCCGCCACGACGGGCAGTACCGCTGGCACCTCACCCATGCCGTGCCCCTGCGGCTCTCTACGGGCACCATCAGCCGCTGGTATGGCTCTACCACAGACATTCACGATGCCAAGATGTTTCAGCAGCAACTGGAAGCAAAAGACCAGGAGCTGCTGCAGATTCTGAGCCAGGTACCAGCTTATATTGCCACGGTTACTGGGCCCGACCACCGGTTTGTGTTTGCCACGCCCAATTACAACCGCCTTATGGGCGGGCGGGTGCGTTTAGGCCAGCCCGCCGCTGAGCTCCTGCCCGAAGTGGCCGCTCAGGGTTTTGTGGAACTGCTGGATACCGTGTACCGCACTCAAAAGCCCTATATAGGCCACGAGAACCGCATTGAGTTGCTGGACCCAGCTACGGGCGGCACTCAGGAGTATTATCTCAACTTCGTGTATCAGCCCCTGTATGGTGCTGAGGCGCAGGTGCAGGGCATATTGGCCTTTGGGGTAGATGTAACGGAGCAGGTATATGCCCGCCAGCGCGCTGAAGCACTAGCCACTGAGGTGCGCCGCAGCGATGAGCGCTTGCGCCGCATGACGGAGGCATTGCCCAATATTACCTTCATCAACGAGGCCTCGGGAGTAGGCCACTACGTGAGCCCCCAGTGGTACGCTTTTACTGGCCTACCGGAAGGATCCTCTATCAGTAACCACTGGCGGGAAATAGTACACCCCGATGACCTAACCCGAGTTAATGAAGAATACCGCCTAGCGCGGGAGCAGAAGCGTGGCTGGAGCTTTGAGGTGCGCTTCCGCCGCCACGACGGCCAATACTGCTGGTTCTTGAACCAAGCGCAGCCTGAATACGACGATCAGGGCAACATAGTGCGCTGGTACGGCTCCGACACCAACATAAACGCGCAAAAAGAGCTGACCGAAGCCCTGCAGCAGAGTGAGCAGTACTTCCGCTTCCTCTCGGAGAGTGTGCCACAGGTTATCTGGACGGCCGAGGCAGACGGGCAGGTAGACTACTTTAATGACCGCTTATTTGAGGTAACTGGCCTACGCCCCGCCGATTGCCTGGGCCGCTCTGCGTGGGCCGCAATTCTGCACCCCGATGATCAACAGCGCAGCCTGGAGGCATGGCAGACGGCCGCGCAGGCAGGCGCTGCCTATGAAAATGAGTACCGCTTCGTCTCCCGTACGGGTGGCTACCGCTGGTTTTTGGGCCGCGCCGAGCCCCTGCGCAACGAGCAGGGAGAAATTGTTCGGTGGTTTGGCTCCTGCACCGACATCGACGATGTAAAGCAAACGCAGCAGCTGCTGCATCGGCAGAACGCTCAGCTCACTCAGATCAATCAGGCCCTGGATAACTTCGTGTACACGGCCTCTCATGACCTGAAGCAGCCCATTACCAACATGGCCGGCATTTTTGAGGAGCTCAAGCGCACGGCCACCTTTCATGATGAAGCGGCGGGCCAGCTAGTAAGCATGTTTGAGGGGGCCTTGCAGCAAATCAATACCACTATTCATGACCTGTCGGCGGTAGTGCAGGTGCAGCGCCAGCACGAGCAGCTGCCAACGGAGGTAATTGAGCTGCTGCCGTTCACGCAGGAAATTCTGCACAGCCTGCAAGACCAGATAGACGAGCTCCACGCCCAGGTTACGCTGGATTTCGCCGCCGCCCCGCTGCTGCTTTTTGTGCGCCCCAACCTGCAGAGTATTCTCTTTAACCTGCTCAGCAACGCCCTGAAGTACGCCGCCCCCCAACGCCCCCCCCAGATAACGGTAACCAGCAGCTGGCCTGAGCCCAACCTGCTGCTGCTGATGGTGCAAGATAACGGCCTGGGTATTGACCTGGAACGCCATGAGCGGCAGCTGTTTCAGATGTTCAGGCGCTTCCACCACCACGTAAATGGCTCCGGCATGGGCCTGTATCTCGTAAACCGTATTGTGCAGCAGATGGGAGGCAGCCTGGAGGTGGAAAGCGAGGTAGACAAAGGCACCTTGTTTCGGCTGCTTCTGCCCACTCAGAAACCTTAA